The proteins below are encoded in one region of Oncorhynchus kisutch isolate 150728-3 linkage group LG14, Okis_V2, whole genome shotgun sequence:
- the LOC109875833 gene encoding CDC42 small effector protein 1-like, which produces MQGIWMHQDYPKIEGHRGYLSSPACKAATESRALNRRSPGMSEFWHKMGCCVVAKPPPKKRRRKIDRSMIGEPTNFMHLTHIGSGEMAEGLPPSGSVQEQMRSKGPSTNGRSSLL; this is translated from the exons ATGCAAGGGATCTGGATGCACCAGGACTATCCCAAGATTGAGGGTCACAGGGGCTACCTGTCTTCACCAGCCTGCAAGGCGGCGACAGAGAGCAGGGCGCTGAACCGGCGGAGCCCGGGAATGAGCGAGTTCTGGCACAAGATGGGCTGCTGCGTGGTGGCCAAACCCCCACCG aagaagaggaggaggaagattgACCGCAGCATGATCGGAGAGCCCACAAACTTTATGCACCTCACACACATTGGCTCTGGGGAGATGGCAGAAGGTTTGCCGCCG TCAGGGTCAGTCCAGGAACAGATGAGGTCCAAAGGACCCAGCACCAATGGCAGAAGCAGCCTCTTATAG